A DNA window from Enterobacter cloacae subsp. cloacae ATCC 13047 contains the following coding sequences:
- the znuA gene encoding zinc ABC transporter substrate-binding protein ZnuA, giving the protein MLHKNTLLFAALSAALWGTTAQDVNAAVVASLKPLGFIASAIADGVTETQVLLPDGASEHDYSLRPSDVKRLQNADLVVWIGPEMEAFMQKSANQIADTKKVTIAELSGVKPLLMKGSDDDGDEHEGHHAHDEKGDGDHHHGEYNMHLWLSPEIARLSAVAIHDKLVELMPQSRAKLDANLKDFEAQLAATDKQVGNELAPLKGKGYFVFHDAYGYYEKHYGLTPRGHFTVNPEIQPGAQRLHEIRTQLVEQKASCVFAEPQFRPAVVEAVARGTSVRMGTLDPLGTNIQLSKASYSQFLTQLANQYASCLKGD; this is encoded by the coding sequence ATGTTACATAAAAATACGCTTCTTTTCGCAGCATTATCCGCTGCCCTTTGGGGCACAACAGCACAAGATGTTAACGCTGCCGTTGTCGCTTCGCTCAAACCGCTGGGATTCATTGCATCGGCCATTGCAGATGGGGTGACGGAAACCCAGGTTCTGCTGCCCGATGGGGCCTCTGAGCATGATTATTCCCTGCGTCCATCCGATGTAAAACGCTTACAAAACGCGGACTTAGTTGTCTGGATTGGGCCGGAGATGGAAGCTTTCATGCAGAAGTCTGCGAACCAGATCGCGGACACGAAAAAGGTCACCATTGCCGAACTTTCTGGCGTGAAACCGTTGCTCATGAAGGGGAGTGATGACGACGGTGACGAACACGAAGGTCATCATGCTCATGATGAAAAAGGTGACGGGGATCACCATCACGGCGAGTACAATATGCATCTTTGGCTCTCCCCAGAGATAGCGCGGCTTTCGGCGGTTGCAATCCATGACAAATTAGTGGAACTTATGCCGCAAAGTCGAGCCAAACTAGACGCCAACCTGAAAGATTTTGAGGCACAATTAGCCGCAACCGATAAGCAGGTGGGTAACGAGCTGGCACCGCTGAAAGGAAAAGGGTATTTCGTTTTTCATGACGCCTATGGCTATTACGAAAAACACTACGGCCTGACCCCGCGTGGGCATTTTACCGTCAACCCTGAAATTCAGCCTGGTGCGCAGCGTTTACATGAGATCAGAACACAGTTGGTTGAGCAAAAAGCGTCCTGCGTTTTTGCTGAGCCACAGTTCAGGCCAGCGGTCGTAGAAGCCGTGGCCAGGGGAACATCCGTGCGCATGGGAACCCTTGACCCGCTAGGAACGAACATCCAGTTGAGTAAAGCGAGCTATTCGCAGTTCCTCACTCAACTGGCGAACCAGTATGCGAGCTGCCTGAAAGGAGATTAA
- the mepM gene encoding murein DD-endopeptidase MepM, translated as MQQIARSVALAFNNLPRPHRVMLGSLTVLTLAVAVWRPYVYHPSSAPIIKTIELEKNEIRSLLPEASEPIDQAAQEDEAIPQDELDDKTENEAGIHEYVVSTGDTLSSVLNQYGIDMGNISQLAAADKDLRNLKIGQQLSWTLTPEGDLQRLTWEMSRRETRTYDRTANGFKMTSELQKGDWVNSVMKGTVGASFVSSARDAGLTSAEISSVIKAMQWQMDFRKLKKGDEFSVLMSREMLDGKREQSQLVGVRLRSDGKDYYAIRAEDGKFYDRSGTGLAKGFLRFPTAKQFRISSNFNPRRLNPVTGRVAPHRGVDFAMPQGTPVLAVGDGEVVVAKRSGAAGYYVAVRHGRTYTTRYMHLRKLLVKPGQKVKRGDRIALSGNTGRSTGPHLHYEVWINQQAVNPLTAKLPRTEGLTGKDRKDYLAQVKEVVPQLRFD; from the coding sequence GTGCAACAGATAGCCCGCTCTGTCGCCCTGGCATTTAACAATCTGCCCCGACCCCATCGCGTTATGCTGGGGTCGCTTACAGTTCTCACCTTAGCGGTCGCCGTCTGGCGGCCCTATGTTTACCACCCGAGTTCTGCCCCTATCATCAAAACCATCGAGCTTGAGAAGAACGAAATCCGTTCTCTGCTGCCGGAGGCCAGTGAGCCTATCGACCAGGCGGCTCAGGAAGATGAAGCCATTCCGCAGGATGAGCTGGACGATAAAACCGAGAATGAAGCCGGGATCCATGAATATGTGGTCTCCACTGGCGATACGCTGAGCAGCGTACTGAACCAGTACGGCATTGACATGGGGAATATCAGCCAGCTGGCTGCCGCAGATAAAGACCTGCGTAATCTGAAAATTGGCCAGCAGCTCTCGTGGACGTTAACGCCAGAGGGCGATCTGCAACGCCTGACCTGGGAAATGTCCCGTCGCGAAACGCGCACCTACGACCGCACTGCAAACGGTTTCAAGATGACCAGCGAGTTGCAGAAGGGCGACTGGGTTAACAGCGTGATGAAAGGGACCGTAGGCGCAAGCTTTGTCTCCAGCGCGCGCGATGCGGGCCTGACCAGCGCTGAAATCAGCTCGGTTATCAAAGCCATGCAGTGGCAGATGGATTTCCGTAAGCTGAAAAAAGGTGATGAGTTCTCCGTACTGATGTCCCGCGAAATGCTGGACGGCAAGCGTGAGCAGAGCCAACTGGTGGGGGTACGTTTGCGCTCTGATGGCAAAGATTACTACGCCATTCGCGCTGAAGACGGCAAATTCTATGACCGCAGCGGTACCGGGCTTGCGAAAGGCTTCCTGCGCTTCCCAACGGCGAAACAGTTCCGCATCTCATCCAACTTCAACCCGCGTCGTCTGAACCCGGTCACCGGGCGTGTGGCGCCGCACCGTGGCGTGGACTTCGCCATGCCGCAGGGCACACCGGTGCTGGCGGTGGGAGATGGTGAAGTGGTTGTCGCCAAACGCAGCGGGGCGGCCGGGTACTATGTTGCGGTCCGTCATGGTCGCACTTATACCACCCGTTATATGCACCTGCGTAAGCTGCTGGTGAAACCAGGCCAGAAAGTGAAACGTGGAGACCGTATCGCCCTTTCAGGCAATACCGGACGTTCTACAGGGCCACACCTGCATTATGAAGTGTGGATCAACCAGCAGGCGGTAAACCCGCTGACGGCGAAACTGCCGCGCACCGAAGGGCTGACGGGTAAAGATCGTAAAGATTACCTGGCGCAGGTGAAAGAGGTTGTGCCGCAACTGCGTTTCGACTAA
- the lpxM gene encoding lauroyl-Kdo(2)-lipid IV(A) myristoyltransferase (LpxM is lauroyl-Kdo(2)-lipid IV(A) myristoyltransferase, an enzyme characterized in Escherichia coli and involved in biosynthesis of the form of lipid A found in that species and some closely related species.), with the protein MFCFTRPWNQHGNQKNNIEFIPEFEKSFRHPRNWGAWLGVYAFAGIAMLPASVRDPVLGKIGRLAGRMGKSARRRAQINLYYCFPEKSDAEREAIIDDMYTTAPQAMAMMAELALKGPEKVLKRVDWKGLEIIDEMRRNDEKVIFLVPHGWGVDIPAMLMASQGQKMAAMFHNQGNKVFDFVWNTVRRRFGGRLHARNDGIKPFIQSVRQGYWGYYLPDQDHGPEHSEFVDFFATYKATLPAIGRLMKVCRARVIPLFPVYDGNTHRLSIEVRPPMDDLLTADDNTIARRMNEEVEVLVGPHLEQYTWILKLLKTRKPGEKEPYQRKELYPKK; encoded by the coding sequence ATATTTTGCTTCACCAGACCCTGGAACCAGCATGGAAACCAAAAAAACAATATTGAGTTCATTCCTGAGTTTGAAAAATCCTTTCGCCACCCGCGTAACTGGGGCGCCTGGCTTGGCGTTTACGCGTTTGCTGGCATTGCCATGTTACCTGCCTCTGTGCGCGATCCCGTTCTGGGGAAAATTGGCCGTCTTGCAGGACGAATGGGCAAAAGTGCCCGCCGTCGCGCGCAAATCAATCTCTACTACTGCTTCCCGGAAAAGAGCGATGCCGAGCGCGAAGCGATTATTGATGACATGTATACCACCGCGCCACAGGCCATGGCGATGATGGCAGAGCTGGCGCTAAAAGGGCCAGAAAAGGTCCTTAAGCGTGTTGACTGGAAAGGGCTGGAGATCATTGACGAGATGCGCCGCAACGATGAAAAAGTGATTTTTCTCGTTCCGCACGGCTGGGGAGTGGATATTCCGGCCATGCTGATGGCATCTCAGGGCCAGAAGATGGCGGCCATGTTCCATAACCAGGGTAATAAAGTCTTTGATTTCGTCTGGAACACCGTGCGTCGTCGTTTTGGTGGACGCCTGCACGCCCGTAACGATGGTATTAAGCCGTTTATTCAGTCCGTGCGACAGGGGTACTGGGGTTATTATCTGCCGGATCAGGATCACGGTCCTGAGCACAGCGAGTTTGTCGATTTCTTTGCCACCTATAAGGCGACACTTCCGGCGATTGGCCGTCTGATGAAAGTCTGCCGCGCCCGGGTTATTCCGCTGTTCCCGGTCTACGATGGCAACACGCACCGTCTGAGCATTGAGGTTCGCCCGCCGATGGACGACTTACTGACCGCGGACGATAACACCATCGCGCGTCGCATGAACGAAGAGGTGGAGGTGTTGGTGGGACCGCATCTTGAGCAATACACGTGGATCCTGAAGTTGCTCAAAACGCGTAAGCCTGGCGAGAAAGAGCCGTATCAGCGCAAAGAACTTTACCCAAAGAAATAA
- the pyk gene encoding pyruvate kinase: MSRRLRRTKIVTTLGPATDRDNNLEKIIAAGANVVRMNFSHGTPEDHKLRADKVREIAAKLGRHVAILGDLQGPKIRVSTFKEGKVFLNIGDKFLLDANLGKGEGDKEKVGIDYKGLPADVVPGDILLLDDGRVQLKVLEVQGMKVFTEVTVGGPLSNNKGINKLGGGLSAEALTDKDKADIVTAALIGVDYLAVSFPRCGEDLNYARRLARDAGCDAKIVAKVERAEAVCDQDAMDDVILASDVVMVARGDLGVEIGDPELVGIQKALIRRARQLNRAVITATQMMESMITNPMPTRAEVMDVANAVLDGTDAVMLSAETAAGQYPAETVAAMARVCLGAEKIPSINVSKHRLDVQFDNVEEAIAMSAMYAANHLKGVTAIITMTESGRTALMTSRISSGLPIFAMSRHERTLNLTALYRGVTPVYFDSTNDGVAAAHDAVNLLRDKGYLVSGDIVIVTQGDVMSTIGSTNTTRVLTVE; the protein is encoded by the coding sequence ATGTCCAGAAGGCTTCGCAGAACCAAGATCGTCACCACCTTAGGCCCGGCCACCGATCGCGATAATAACCTCGAAAAGATTATCGCCGCGGGTGCCAACGTGGTGCGTATGAACTTCTCTCACGGTACGCCAGAAGACCATAAATTACGTGCCGACAAAGTGCGTGAGATCGCGGCTAAACTGGGCCGCCATGTTGCTATCCTCGGTGACCTGCAGGGTCCAAAAATTCGTGTCTCGACCTTCAAAGAAGGCAAAGTATTCCTCAATATCGGCGATAAATTCCTGCTTGATGCCAACCTGGGTAAAGGTGAAGGCGATAAAGAGAAAGTGGGTATCGACTATAAAGGTCTGCCGGCTGACGTTGTGCCTGGCGATATCCTGCTGCTCGACGACGGTCGTGTTCAGCTGAAAGTGCTGGAAGTTCAGGGGATGAAGGTGTTCACCGAAGTCACCGTCGGCGGCCCACTCTCTAACAACAAAGGGATCAACAAGCTCGGCGGTGGTCTGTCTGCCGAAGCGCTGACCGATAAAGACAAAGCGGATATCGTTACCGCGGCGCTGATCGGCGTGGACTATCTGGCCGTCTCCTTCCCGCGCTGCGGCGAAGACCTGAACTATGCCCGCCGTCTGGCGCGTGATGCCGGCTGCGACGCCAAAATCGTAGCAAAAGTTGAACGTGCGGAAGCCGTTTGCGATCAGGATGCCATGGACGATGTGATTCTGGCGTCTGACGTGGTGATGGTTGCCCGTGGCGATCTGGGTGTGGAAATTGGCGACCCGGAACTGGTCGGCATCCAGAAAGCGCTGATCCGTCGCGCGCGTCAGCTGAACCGCGCGGTAATCACCGCAACCCAGATGATGGAATCCATGATTACCAACCCAATGCCGACCCGTGCAGAGGTGATGGACGTGGCTAACGCCGTGCTGGACGGTACCGATGCGGTCATGCTTTCCGCTGAAACCGCAGCCGGTCAGTACCCGGCAGAGACCGTTGCCGCGATGGCGCGCGTCTGTCTGGGCGCGGAGAAGATCCCAAGCATCAACGTCTCTAAACACCGTCTGGACGTGCAGTTCGACAACGTGGAAGAAGCGATTGCGATGTCCGCCATGTATGCGGCTAACCATCTGAAGGGCGTCACGGCGATCATCACCATGACCGAATCAGGCCGTACCGCGCTAATGACGTCCCGTATCAGCTCCGGTCTGCCGATCTTCGCGATGTCCCGCCACGAGCGCACGCTGAACCTGACGGCGCTGTACCGCGGCGTAACCCCGGTTTACTTCGACAGCACCAATGACGGTGTGGCAGCGGCGCACGATGCCGTTAATCTGCTGCGCGACAAAGGCTACCTGGTATCCGGTGATATTGTCATCGTGACCCAGGGTGATGTCATGAGCACCATCGGCTCAACCAACACCACCCGCGTATTAACCGTCGAATAA
- a CDS encoding MurR/RpiR family transcriptional regulator, producing the protein MNMLEKIQFQLEHLSKSERKVAEVILASPAQAIHSSIAALAQDAGVSEPTVNRFCRSLETRGFPDFKLHLAQSLANGTPYVNRNVDEDDSVDAYTAKIFESAMATLDHVRQSLDMSSVNRAVDLLTQAKRIAFFGLGSSAAVAHDAMNKFFRFNVPVIYSDDIVLQRMSCMNCSEDDVVVLISHTGRTKSQVELAQLARENDAMVIALTTAGTPLAREATLAITLDVPEDTDIYMPMVSRLAQLTVIDVLATGFTLRRGAKFRDNLKRVKEALKESRFDKELLIKSDVP; encoded by the coding sequence ATGAACATGCTGGAAAAAATCCAGTTTCAACTGGAACACCTTAGCAAATCCGAGCGAAAAGTGGCTGAAGTTATTCTCGCCTCGCCTGCTCAGGCGATTCATTCAAGCATCGCCGCTCTGGCACAGGATGCAGGTGTCAGCGAGCCGACGGTGAATCGGTTCTGCCGGAGCCTGGAAACGCGTGGCTTTCCTGATTTTAAACTGCATCTGGCACAAAGTCTGGCAAATGGTACGCCCTATGTTAATCGCAATGTGGATGAAGACGACAGCGTTGATGCATACACGGCGAAAATATTTGAATCGGCCATGGCCACGCTTGACCACGTGCGTCAGTCGCTGGATATGAGTTCTGTCAACCGGGCGGTCGATTTGCTGACCCAGGCCAAGCGAATTGCGTTCTTCGGACTCGGTTCGTCGGCGGCCGTGGCGCATGATGCCATGAATAAATTCTTCCGCTTTAACGTCCCGGTCATTTATTCCGATGACATCGTGTTGCAACGCATGAGCTGTATGAATTGTAGCGAGGATGACGTGGTGGTCCTGATTTCCCATACCGGGCGCACTAAAAGTCAGGTTGAGCTGGCGCAGCTGGCGCGTGAAAACGATGCCATGGTTATCGCCCTCACGACGGCAGGCACGCCGCTGGCAAGAGAAGCCACGCTCGCCATCACTCTGGACGTTCCGGAAGATACGGATATCTATATGCCAATGGTCTCCCGTCTGGCGCAGCTGACGGTGATTGACGTCCTGGCAACCGGTTTTACCTTACGCCGCGGCGCTAAATTCAGAGATAACTTGAAGCGTGTCAAGGAAGCGCTCAAGGAATCGCGTTTTGATAAAGAATTGCTTATAAAGAGCGATGTTCCCTAA
- the zwf gene encoding glucose-6-phosphate dehydrogenase encodes MAVTQTAQACDLVIFGAKGDLARRKLLPSLYQLEKAGQLHPDTRILGVGRADWDKDAYTKVVREALETFMKEKIDESLWDTLSGRLDFCNLDVNDVSAFTRLGEMLDQKNRVTINYFAMPPSTFGAICKGLGEANLNAKPASVVMEKPLGTSLSTSREINDQVGEYFEECQVYRIDHYLGKETVLNLLALRFANSLFVNNWDNRTIDHVEITVAEEVGIEGRWGYFDQAGQMRDMIQNHLLQVLCMIAMSPPSDLTADSIRDAKVKVLKSLRRIDRSNVREKTVRGQYTSGFAQGKKVPGYLEEEGANKSSNTETFVAIRVDIDDWRWAGVPFYLRTGKRLPAKCSEVVVYFKNPELNLFKESWQELPQNKLTIRLQPDEGVDIQILNKVPGLDHKHNLQTTKLDLSYSETFNQTHLADAYERLLLETMRGIQALFVRRDEVEEAWKWVDSITEAWAADQDPPKPYQAGTWGPVASVAMITRDGRSWNEFE; translated from the coding sequence ATGGCGGTAACGCAAACAGCCCAGGCATGTGACCTGGTCATTTTCGGCGCGAAAGGCGATCTTGCACGCCGAAAATTGCTGCCTTCCCTGTATCAACTGGAGAAAGCGGGCCAACTTCATCCGGATACCCGTATCCTGGGTGTAGGGCGCGCCGACTGGGACAAGGACGCATACACCAAAGTCGTGCGTGAAGCGCTCGAAACTTTCATGAAAGAGAAAATTGATGAAAGTTTGTGGGATACCCTGAGCGGACGTCTCGATTTCTGCAATCTGGATGTGAACGACGTGAGCGCGTTTACCCGTCTGGGTGAGATGCTGGATCAGAAAAACCGGGTCACCATCAACTATTTCGCCATGCCACCAAGCACCTTCGGCGCCATCTGTAAAGGTCTGGGCGAAGCGAATCTGAACGCCAAACCTGCGAGTGTGGTAATGGAAAAACCGCTGGGTACCTCGCTGTCAACTTCCCGCGAAATCAACGACCAGGTGGGCGAATACTTCGAAGAGTGCCAGGTCTACCGCATCGACCACTATCTGGGCAAAGAGACGGTACTGAACCTGCTGGCGCTGCGTTTTGCCAACTCCCTGTTTGTGAACAACTGGGACAACCGTACCATCGACCACGTGGAAATCACCGTGGCCGAAGAGGTGGGTATCGAAGGCCGCTGGGGTTACTTTGACCAGGCCGGTCAGATGCGTGACATGATCCAGAACCACCTGCTGCAGGTACTCTGCATGATTGCCATGTCTCCGCCATCAGACCTGACCGCTGACAGCATCCGCGACGCGAAGGTGAAAGTGCTGAAGTCACTGCGTCGTATCGACCGTTCTAACGTGCGCGAGAAGACGGTGCGTGGTCAGTACACATCCGGCTTTGCGCAGGGAAAAAAAGTCCCTGGTTATCTGGAAGAAGAGGGCGCGAACAAGTCCAGCAACACTGAGACGTTCGTGGCGATCCGCGTGGATATCGATGACTGGCGTTGGGCGGGGGTGCCGTTCTACCTGCGTACCGGTAAACGTCTGCCAGCCAAATGCTCTGAAGTTGTCGTTTACTTCAAAAACCCTGAGCTGAACCTGTTTAAAGAGTCGTGGCAGGAGCTGCCGCAGAACAAACTGACTATCCGTCTGCAGCCGGATGAAGGTGTGGATATCCAGATCCTGAACAAAGTGCCGGGGCTGGATCACAAACATAACCTGCAGACCACCAAACTGGATCTGAGCTACTCCGAGACCTTCAATCAAACGCACCTGGCGGATGCTTACGAGCGCCTGCTGCTGGAAACCATGCGCGGTATCCAGGCGCTGTTTGTGCGTCGCGACGAAGTGGAAGAGGCGTGGAAATGGGTCGACTCCATCACCGAAGCCTGGGCTGCCGATCAGGATCCGCCAAAACCGTATCAGGCGGGCACCTGGGGACCTGTCGCCTCCGTGGCGATGATCACCCGTGATGGCCGCTCCTGGAACGAGTTTGAGTAA
- the edd gene encoding phosphogluconate dehydratase, whose translation MNPTLLRVTQRIIERSKETRSAYLARIEQAKTNTVHRSQLACGNLAHGFAACQPEDKASLKSMLRNNIAIITSYNDMLSAHQPYEVYPDIIRKALHSVNAVGQVAGGVPAMCDGVTQGQDGMELSLLSREVIAMSAAVGLSHNMFDGALYLGVCDKIVPGLAMAALSFGHLPTIFVPSGPMASGLPNKEKVRIRQLYAEGKADRQALLEAEAASYHAPGTCTFYGTANTNQMVVEFMGMQLPGSSFIQPDAPLRKALTEAAARQVTRLTGNGNEWMPLGKMVDEKVIVNGIVALLATGGSTNHTMHLVAMARAAGILINWDDFSDISSVVPLMARLYPNGPADINHFQAAGGVPVLMRELLKGGLLHEDVNTVAGYGLHRYTLEPWLNNGELDWRDGASASLDPQVIATFEQPFSRHGGTKVLSGNLGRAVMKTSAVPEENQVIEAPAVVFESQHDVLPAFDAGLLDKDCVVVVRHQGPKANGMPELHKLMPPLGVLLDRRFKIALVTDGRLSGASGKVPSAIHVTPEAYDGGLLAKVRDGDIIRVNGQTGELTLLVDEAELAARQPHIPDLSASRVGTGREMFGALREKLSGAEQGATCITF comes from the coding sequence ATGAATCCGACATTGTTACGCGTAACACAACGCATTATCGAGCGCTCGAAAGAGACCCGTTCGGCCTACCTCGCCCGCATTGAACAGGCTAAGACCAATACCGTACATCGCTCGCAGCTGGCCTGCGGTAATCTGGCGCACGGTTTCGCCGCTTGTCAGCCTGAAGACAAAGCCTCATTAAAGAGCATGCTGCGTAACAATATCGCCATCATTACCTCCTATAACGACATGCTCTCCGCGCATCAGCCGTACGAAGTGTACCCGGACATCATCCGTAAAGCGCTGCACAGCGTGAATGCGGTGGGCCAGGTGGCGGGGGGCGTGCCGGCCATGTGTGACGGTGTGACCCAGGGGCAGGACGGGATGGAGCTGTCGCTGCTGAGCCGCGAAGTCATTGCCATGTCTGCAGCGGTCGGTCTTTCTCACAATATGTTCGATGGCGCGCTGTACCTCGGCGTGTGCGACAAGATTGTCCCGGGGCTCGCCATGGCGGCGCTGTCGTTTGGTCATCTTCCGACCATTTTTGTGCCGTCAGGTCCGATGGCCAGCGGTTTGCCAAACAAAGAAAAAGTGCGTATCCGCCAGCTGTATGCCGAAGGTAAAGCAGACCGCCAGGCGCTGCTGGAAGCGGAAGCCGCCTCTTACCATGCGCCGGGTACCTGTACCTTCTACGGTACGGCCAACACCAACCAGATGGTGGTGGAATTTATGGGGATGCAGCTTCCGGGCTCCTCCTTCATTCAACCCGATGCGCCGCTGCGCAAGGCTCTGACCGAAGCCGCCGCCCGTCAGGTGACGCGTCTGACCGGGAACGGCAACGAGTGGATGCCGCTGGGTAAAATGGTCGACGAGAAAGTGATCGTCAACGGCATCGTGGCCCTGCTGGCAACGGGGGGCTCAACCAACCACACCATGCACCTTGTGGCAATGGCACGTGCGGCTGGCATCCTGATCAACTGGGATGATTTCTCCGACATCTCTTCCGTGGTGCCGCTGATGGCGCGCCTGTATCCGAACGGTCCGGCAGACATTAACCACTTCCAGGCCGCCGGTGGTGTACCGGTGTTGATGCGTGAGCTGCTCAAGGGCGGTCTGCTGCACGAAGACGTGAACACGGTGGCGGGTTATGGTCTGCATCGCTATACCCTTGAGCCGTGGCTGAACAACGGTGAGCTGGACTGGCGTGATGGGGCGAGCGCCTCTCTTGATCCGCAGGTCATTGCTACCTTCGAACAGCCGTTCTCACGCCACGGCGGCACGAAAGTGCTGAGCGGCAACCTGGGACGCGCGGTGATGAAAACCTCTGCCGTGCCGGAAGAGAACCAGGTGATTGAAGCCCCGGCAGTGGTCTTTGAGAGCCAGCATGATGTTTTACCTGCCTTTGATGCGGGCCTTCTCGACAAGGATTGCGTGGTGGTGGTGCGTCATCAGGGACCCAAAGCGAACGGGATGCCAGAATTACATAAACTTATGCCACCACTTGGTGTATTATTGGACCGCCGTTTCAAAATTGCACTGGTCACCGATGGACGCCTCTCGGGTGCCTCAGGTAAAGTGCCTTCAGCCATCCACGTAACGCCTGAAGCGTATGATGGTGGTTTGCTGGCTAAGGTGCGTGACGGCGACATCATCCGCGTCAATGGCCAGACAGGTGAGTTAACCCTGCTGGTGGACGAAGCCGAGCTGGCGGCCCGTCAGCCGCATATTCCAGACCTGAGCGCATCGCGCGTGGGAACCGGACGCGAAATGTTTGGCGCGCTGCGTGAGAAACTCTCCGGGGCGGAGCAGGGCGCAACCTGTATTACGTTTTAA
- a CDS encoding bifunctional 4-hydroxy-2-oxoglutarate aldolase/2-dehydro-3-deoxy-phosphogluconate aldolase, whose translation MKNWKTSAEAILTTGPVVPVIVVNKLEHAVPMAKALVAGGVRVLEVTLRTACAMDAIRAIAKEVPDAIIGAGTVTNAKQLAEVTEAGAQFAISPGLTEPLLKAATEGTIPLIPGISTVSELMLGMDYGLKEFKFFPAEANGGTKALQAIAGPFSQVRFCPTGGISPANYRDYLALKSVLCIGGSWLVPADALEAGDWDRITRLAREAVEGARQ comes from the coding sequence ATGAAAAACTGGAAAACAAGTGCAGAAGCAATCCTGACCACTGGCCCCGTTGTGCCGGTTATCGTGGTGAACAAACTGGAGCACGCGGTACCGATGGCGAAAGCGCTGGTTGCGGGTGGCGTTCGCGTTCTGGAAGTGACCCTGCGTACCGCCTGCGCGATGGACGCGATTCGCGCAATCGCTAAAGAAGTGCCGGATGCCATCATTGGTGCGGGTACCGTTACGAACGCAAAACAGCTGGCTGAAGTGACCGAAGCGGGCGCGCAGTTTGCCATCAGCCCGGGTCTGACCGAGCCGCTGTTAAAAGCGGCAACCGAGGGCACCATCCCGCTGATCCCCGGGATCAGCACCGTTTCTGAACTGATGCTGGGCATGGACTACGGTCTGAAAGAGTTCAAATTCTTCCCTGCAGAAGCCAACGGCGGCACCAAAGCGCTGCAGGCGATTGCGGGTCCCTTCTCTCAGGTGCGTTTCTGCCCGACGGGCGGCATCTCTCCGGCCAACTACCGTGATTACCTGGCGCTGAAGAGCGTGCTGTGCATCGGCGGCTCCTGGCTGGTACCGGCGGATGCCCTGGAAGCAGGCGACTGGGATCGCATCACCAGACTGGCTCGCGAAGCGGTTGAAGGCGCGAGGCAGTAA